CCACCTCATAGTCGACGGCGTGTCCTGGCGAATGATCGTCGCGGATATCGAGCGGCATTATCTGGAAACTGGCACCATCCGCTCCGGCGCGGTCGCGACGGGCAGCTGGAACAGCCGGCTTTCGCGGTCGGTACTTTTCGATGGAGAGGAGGCATATTGGCGCGGCATCTGCGAAGAAGACGTGCAGGCGCTGCCGCTCGACAACCAGAGTGGCAGCAATACTCAATCGGATGCGGTGACGTACCGGCAGACGATCGATGCCGAAACAACAAGGCAACTGCTTCGGGATGTGCCGGAATGCTTCAGCATCGCCTCGAACGAAGTTCTAGTTGCAGCCCTTTATCTGGCGCTGCGGCAATGGAGCGGAAAGCCACGCCTGCGCCTCGAAATGGAAAGCCACGGCAGACCGCACCTGTTCGAGGATATCGACGTTTCCGAAACGGTGGGGTGGCTGACTGCGCTTTATCCCGTGTTGTTCGATACGCCCGATGACGCGACGCCAGACAGATTGCTTCTCGACGTCAAGGACACCCTGCGGCGAATTCCCAATAATGGTGTGGGTTTCGGTGTTCTGAAATATCTTCGCAACAGGGGTGGGCATTTGGACTACGGCCAACCGCAGGTCCGCTTCAACTATCTCGGCCAGATGGATGCCATGTTCGGGGCCGACAGCCTGTTTGCTCCCTCCGGCATCACATCCGGTCCGATGTACGGTCCCGGCAACCCGCGCGATACGATCCTCGAGATCAATGCCATGGTGGTGCGCGGCGAATTGCAATTGCAATGGGTCTATGGCGCGCAGCTGCATTCCGGGGACACCATCAAGATGCTGACTGGCCATTTCCGGGACAATCTCGAAACGCTGATCCAGCATTGCCTTGATGATTCAGGTGCTGGTTACAGCATTTCTGATTTCCCGCTGATGGATCTCGGCCAGGACGAACTCGACAATCTGCTAAAGAGCTTGTGACACAATGGACAATCGCCCTCTTGAAAGCCGCCGCCGCTCGGCAATCGAAAACATCTATCCGCTGTCACCGATGCAGGAAGGATTGCTGTTCCATTCCATCGCCACGCCCGACGAAGGCGTCTACGTGCCGCAGATCGTCCTGCAACTGCGGGGCGCCGTCGATCCGCAGATCATGCATGATTGCTGGAGCGAGATGGTGTCGCGCCATGCGGTTCTGCGCACCACCTTCCACTGGGAAGAAAGGGACGAACCCTTTCAGGTGGTCCACAGCGATGCCGGCCTTGTCTGGTCGCAACTGGATTGGTCAGGCATCGACGCGGAAGAGCAGCAAAGACGCCTTGGCGCGCTTTTGTCCACCAACCGGCGGCAAGCTTTCGATCTGAAGAAGGCTCCGCTGATCCGCCTGCAATGGATCGATTACGGCGGCGAACATTCGCGTCTGGTGCTTCAGTATCACCATATCATTCTCGACGGATGGTCGGCGGGCCGCATCGTCGAAGACGCCTTCAGGATCTATCAGAGACGGTGCGGTTCATCCCGTCCGCCACTGCCCGCACCACGGCCCTATGTGGATTACATTGCCTGGCTGAAAAGCAGGAAACGTGAGGCGACCCGTGCGTTCTGGACGGACTACACGGCGAAGATCGAGGGGCCGTGCAGGATGACCCGCGACGCCACCGGAGGCGAGGCCGATTTCTCCAGTCATCACCTCACCTGCGATCCCGCTGTTTCCACGCAGGCGACAAAGCTGTGCCGGGAGATGGGGATTACCCCCAATACCCTGCTGCAGGCCGCGCTTGCCATCGTCATCGCCCGCAAGACCGGCAGCAGACACGTCGTCTTCGGTGCGACGACAGCCGGGCGACCTTCCGAACTGCAGGGTGTGGAAAACATGGTCGGCCTGTTCATCAACACGCTGCCGGTCTGCATCGACGTTGAAAATGGCCCCCTTGCCCCGTGGCTGCAGACATTGCAGCAACGTCAGTCTGCCTGTGCGGAGCACGACTATCTTCCACTGCGTGAGATACAGGCCGGGCGGGGCGATCTTTTCGACTGCCTGCTGGTCTTTGAAAACTATCCCGTGCCGCGGGATATTTCGGTGGACGCCACATTCGCAGTGACCGGCGTCGAGGTCGATGAATGGACCCACTACCCCCTCACCCTGTTTGCCGTTGCTGACGCCACAAAGATTTCGGTTTCAGCCCGATACGACAGGCACCGCATTGCCGAGCGGGAGATGGAGGCATTTCTGCATGAGCTTGGCGCGACAATCGGCGAGATGGCCGGTGGAACTCCGACGGTTCCAAACGTTTCTGCTGCGGACATAAAGCCGGTCGATATCGCCAGGCCTGCGCTGCCTTCGGTGGCGGAAACACACGATGATCAGCCCCTTCCCACTACCGCCTGGACGGAAACGGAAGAAAGGATCGCCCGGATTTGGGCGGAGGTTCTGAAGGTGGAAGCCCAGCACAATACCGATAATTTCTTCGACCTCGGCGGCCACTCGCTTCTGGCAGCCAGGGTCGTCAACCGGGTGCGGAGAGAATTTGCGATCAATTTTCCCGTAAAAGTCCTGTTCGACCGTCCGGTCCTTGCCGCGTTTGCGGGTTTCATCGACGCGCTGAAAGCAACCGCCGCGCCCGTGGGCGAACATAATGCGATTGAAATTTGATGAGAGGTGCCCCGATGACAGTTCGTCCCCGGTTGATCTGCCTTCCGCCGGCCGGCGCCGGCCCGAGCATTTTCCGATCATGGGTACAGAATTCCGAGAGTGTCTTTGACGTTATCCCGGTCGCCCTGCCAGGTCGCGAAGCGCATTTCACCAAGCCGCTGCCGCGCGACATCCAGAGCCTCGCCGACCACGTCGGCAGCGAAATCACCGGACTGCTGCAGGCTCCTTACGCCCTGTTCGGTTATTCCATGGGCGCGGTTGTGGCCTATGAGCTGTTACGGCACCTGTCACTCCGGCGCCTGCCGCTCCCCGACGCCTTCTACATTCTCGGCTCCAACGCGCCCGACCGCGTCCTTGAAGGACGTGAGCCTATCCACAGCATGACGAGCGAGGATTTCCTTCAATCGCTGGTCGAGATCGGCGGCACGCCGGACGAGATATTGCGCGACAGGGAGGCCATGGCCCTGTTCGAGCCGGTTCTGCGCAATGATTTTCGCATTTGCGAGACCTATCAATTCACCCCTCCACATCTGCCCGTTACATTCCCGGTCCATGTCTTCGTTGCCGATGCCGACCATCTCGTCAGCTGGAATGCGGCAGGTGCCTGGGAAAACTGTATCGGGCAAGACATCACCATGCATCGGATCGGAGGGTCGCATATGCTCGCACCACAGGCCTTCGCACACTTCATTGGAAAACTCGGCCAATTATGGCAAACCGATACGGTGCAGGCTTGCGCTGTTTCAACCAGAACGGCATGAGCTTGATTTGCTATGCCAAGCTGATGGATGCGGCAGATAATGAGAAATCATGAGACAGCCGGCGTCTCCGCCGCCGATAGTCTGAGGGAAGCGACTGCCCTCCAGCAGTCCATGTGGCCGGAGGTGCCCTGCAGCGCCGGCCCGATGCTTGCCGGCTGGACAACGTCCGCCGAGCTGTTCTCCAGCCCCTCGGCGCTGGAAGAATTCCTTGACTATGAGGGGTCGTTCGATCCCGGCGTCGACCTCAAAAGCCGCGCCGCATTCCTGATCAGCGACTATTGCTACATTTTCTTCATGGCCACGGTTCCGCTGCTGGTGGGTCGCGGCGTGGTGCCCGATATGTCACCCGAAGCCGTTTCATTGCAGTTCTATACCCATCATGGCGAACATGACGGGGAGCCGATGACGGTGCGGCGGGCACACGTTAGGCTGTTGTCGCCGCAGATCTTTGCGGATCGGGACGCTGGGCCTTTTTCGACGGTCACGGACCACGCGGGCCTGTGCGAAAGGTTCCGCATGGGCGTCGAGCACCATTTCCGTCCGCTGGTGGAAGCATTGGCAAAAAGGACGGGTTTTCCAAAAAATGCGCAGTGGCGGCTGGTGGGAGACGCGATAGCCGGCAGATTTCTCGATGTCGGAAGAAGGTTCGGCTGTCTCACCGAGGCGATGTCCTCAGCCATGGCGATCGTCAAGGTACAGGGATCGCCGCTAAACAACCGCCAGCTGGGTTACTTCGACCTCACCCTGCATGACAGCTCATTAAAAGAACCGTTCACCTACACGTTTCGCGCGCGCGGCGGATGCTGCCGTTACTATACCGTAGAGGGAGCGGAAAAGTGCCCCACCTGCGTGCTGAAGTCGAATGAAGAGCGTGACGACATTCTTCTCCAGGAAATGCGCGACCGTATCTGCCTAAAATAAGATTATTATTTTCAATAATTTTTTTTACTCGGGAGTCCCATAGCGCCGTCTTTGATCGTCTTCAGCATGAGTGGGCGGATATTGCCGCCTTTTGTCTGAAACGCTTATCAAGTGCGCGGGAGCGGGGGCTTCAATGGAATGCAAGGGAATTAACGGCAGAACGGTTCGAACCGGACTGGCGGGATGGGCAGCGGTGCTGCTCGCAACTTCGGTTTCTGCTCTGGCCTTACATGTGCCGGCCGCAGCACAGACCACCAGTCAGGCGAGCACCGCGCCACGGCAGATTTCCATTGCCGCCGGACCGCTGACCTCCGCGCTCAATCAGCTTGCCACGCAAACCGGCCTGCAGATTCTCTTTGACGGGTCCATTGCCAATGGCAAGACGTCCCGCGGCGCCAGCGGCAATCTCACACCCTCTCAGGCGCTCACGGCAGTGCTTGCAGGGACCGGTGTTCAGTCACGGTTTGCCGGCCAAAACCAGATCGCCCTCAGCCTTGCGGCGGCTCCTGCAGAGGCCGCAACCGTCAGTGCGGACGGCACGACCCAGCTGCAGGCCATCACGATTTACGGTTCACGCAACGCCACGACGCTTGCCAGCACGTCCTCGAGCATCGGTATCGTCAACGCGGAACAGATCTCGGACGGCCAGATAAGGAGTTTCCGCGACAGCTTCCGCCGCATGGCAAACGTCATGGATGGCGACTGGGCCGATGCCGGCTTCATCATTCGTGGCGTCAGCTCCGAGGGTCTTGTCCCCGGTGGTGCGCCTCTTGCGACGCTCTACATCGACGGCGTTCAGCAGACGGTGCGTGGCGCGCGCCGCGGGGCACGCGGACTGTTTGACGTCGAGCAGGTCGAAGTCTATCGAGGCCCACAGTCCACCTTGTCTGGCCGCGCTGCCATGGCTGGTGCGATTTATATAAAGACCAAGGATCCCACCTTCGAAAAGGAGGCGGAACTCTCGACCACAATCGCCACCGGCAATCTCTACGGCACCGGCTTCATGTTCAATGCGCCGCTGATGGACGATCAGCTCGCTGTTCGTATTTCCGGTGAGGTCCAGCGCAGCAAGAACGACATCAATTACCCGACCTTCGCGGGTTACGAGAACTACAACGAGTTCACGCACGACTTTTATTACCAGGTTCGAGGCAAGGTACTGTTCGAGCCGGCGGAAATGCCGGAGACACGCGCACTTCTCAGCTACTCATTTTCACATGACAATCCCGCTGTTCGCGATATCGGTGGCCCCAAAGGCTCCATCCCCTTCAGCTTCGACCAGAAACGCGGCGATTATCTCCTTCCTGCCTACATCGAATATCGCCCGACCGACGTGCATAATGTCGGACTGGAAGTAACGCATGATTTTTCAGACGAGCTGAAGCTGACTTCACTTTCGGCCTTCAGCTATTCCGATGCCGATCGTCTCTCGGTCAATTACGGCACCCCGGGCGAAATCAACACCTATCACGGCTACTACAAGGAATGGATCGCCTCCCAGGAAGTCCGCCTCAATTATGAAGGCGACAAATGGGACTGGGTCGGCGGCGTCTATTTTTCTTATGAAGATGAGAAGAATTTCTATGATCGCACCATTCCGCTGACAGCCACCGTCAACCGCAACCAGGTCCAGCACAATACGCAGAAATCGTTCAATGCCGCCGTGTTCGGAGAGGCGACATACGAGTTCGTTCCGACATGGAAAATCACCCTCGGCGGCCGGCTGGACTACACGGATCAGGATATAACGCAACATCTGGTGCGGACCCAGCCTCTTGGCGGCGCGACGAGCGTTCTGACGGACTATGCTGCTTCCTTCAACGAGGTCAATTTCGTACCGAAAATCGGCCTTTCGAAAGAACTGACAGACACACAGACGGTCGGCATCACCTATTCCCAAGGTTTCCGGACAGGTGGCGCGAGTTACGATTCTTATCGTCGGACGGCCTACAGCTACGAACCGGAAACGGCATCGACCTACGAGATTTTCTACAAAGGCTCGTTCATGGATGACCGGCTGACCGTAAATTCAAACGTGTTCCTCACCAAATATTCGGACCAGCAGGTTCTGATGCAGCTCGATCCAACGGATCTGCTGAGCCGGCGCATCATCAACGCCGCGTCGTCGGAAGCCTGGGGCTTCGAGTTCGAGCCGTCGTTCAAGGTCACTGACAACCTCGAAACCTTCGCATCGCTCGGCTACGTTCATACCGAGTTCAAGAATTTCAACGATCTGACCTACGGCAATCTGTCCGGCCTGCCATTCCCGGAAGCGCCGGAGTGGTCGCTGGGCCTTGGCGCTCGCTACACCTTCGATAACGGCGTCTATGTCGGCGCAGACGCCAAATATACCTCGAGCTACCTGGCACGTCTGGGCAGCCTGCCACACGATTATCTCGACAGCCGTTGGATCGTGAACCTGCAGGCCGGCTACAAAACGGAGCGGTGGGAAATCAACGCCTTCGCGCAGAACCTGCTGGACGAGGAATATTTTGTCTACAACGACAATGATATTGCCGCCACGCTCGGCGAACGCCGCAGCGTCGGTCTGAACCTGAAGGTCAAATTCTGATCCATTTCCTGCGCGGCTCAATGCCGCGCAGGCTTCCATTTCTGGAGTAATGAATGATCCTGCGGTCGTTTCTCATCTTGCTGATGGGACTTTTTGCCTCCGGCGCCTCGGCGCAATGTTCGGGCCGGACCTTAACATCCGGCGTGTATGGTACACCGATCTGCGTGTCAGACACGCCTCGCAGGATCATTGTACTCGATCCCTTCTATAATCTGGGGATGGCGCTTGAACTCGGCCTGCCTTTGGTCGGCGCACCGCTTATGTCCGTTCAGGACCATGAACTGAAGGAAAAAGCCGGCAAGGCAACGGTCTCCGATATTGGCGAAGCCCGCCAGCCCAGTCTCGAGCGTATCGTGGCCCTGAAGCCGGACTTGATTGTCGGGGACGCAGCCCTGCACGGCCAATCCTACCAGAACTTCGCCAAGATTGCGCCGACTGCGCTCATCGATGCAAAGAACTGGAAAGACCATTTCCGCACATTGGCGCTCCTTTCAGGGAAAAGTGACGAGGCGGCAGGGATGCTGGCGACTTACGAAAAACGTGTCGCCGCCATCAGGGATAAAACTGCTTCCCATAAGGTGTCGGTCTTGCGGGTGACACCAAGCGGTTTTCATGTCTATCTCGACGGTCCGGCCGCCTATGCGCCCTATGCGGTTCTTCGTGATGCTGGCGTAAAACGCAGCACTTACGAAACGACTGACGACAACACGGTATTCAAACGGCCCGAATGGGAAGACCTCGTCCTTCTGGACGGAGACATTCTGCTTTACGTCGTTGCCGGCAGATATGACACGACCATGGACGATGCGCTTGCCGACCGCACGACCAGCAACCCCTTCTGGCAAATGTTGCCGGCAGTCGCATCCAGAAACGCCCACCGGGTCAAGCGCGAAACATGGATGAGCTTCAACGGCATTGGCTCCGCGAACAAAGTTCTCGATGATATCGAGCAATATCTGCTGGACAAGCCGTGACATCGTTTCGCGGATTATCGAAGGCGGAAAGACCGATACATGCTCGCAGGGCGGAATTTTTCTGCTCGGTCCTGCTTCTGCTCGCCATCGCTGGCCTGCTGGTTTCCGCCACGCTGGCAATAATAGCTGGCCCAGCGCCCCTTTCACCATCGACGGTGCTCTCTGCAATCTTCCGCTTTGACGGCTCGCGTGATCATCTCGTCGTGACGTTGCTGCGCTTGCCACGCGTCGCGGCGGCCATGATCGCAGGAGCGGGCCTGGCCGTTTCAGGCGCGATCATGCAGGCGGTGACAAAAAACCCTCTGGCTTCGCCGGGGCTCCTCGGCATCAATGCCGGCGCGGCTTTTGCAGTGGTCGCCGGCCTGTCGATCATGGGAGTTTCGGGCGACGCGCTGGTCTGGTATGCCTTTGGCGGTGCAGCTTTTGCCGCGCTCTGCGTTTTCTTCATCGGCTCTGTCGGCCGCGTTGGCGCGACCCCGCTGATCATGGTGCTGGCCGGAGCGGTGGTCGCGACATTCCTCACTTCACTGACCACGGCCATTCTGATCTTCGACCAGACGACCCTCGATGCCGTGCGCTTGTGGACCGTTGGTTCCCTAAGCGGTCGGACGATGGAGCAGGTCTTCACCGTCGTGCCATATTGGCTTGCAGGACTGTTCGGATCATTGCTGCTCGCCCGTCATCTGACGACACTCAGCCTTGGCACCGATGTCGCCACGGCGCTCGGCCAGAACCCGGCCCTTTGGCGCAGCCTCTCGGTCGTGATCGTCATTCTCCTATCCGGCAGCGCCGTCGCCCTTGTCGGGCCCGTCGGCTTCGTCGGCCTCGTCGTGCCGCACATCGTTCGCCTCGCCATCAGCGTGGATTACCGGTGGGTCATTCCCTTCAGCGCCGTCATCGGTGCGATCATGGTTGTTATCGCCGATCTCGCCGGACGGATCATCCTCGCCAACCAGAGTTTCCCTGTCGGCGTCACGATGGCGCTGATCGGAGCGCCATTTTTCCTCTGGCTGGCGCGTTATCGCACGGGGGCAGGCAGGTCGTGACACGAGCAATAGCTGTTCTGATCATTCTCAACCTTCTGGCCGTCATTGCTGCCATGATCTGGGGTGACCAATCAATTGCCTGGCATGATGTCGCCAATGCGCTCATCGGCAGTGCGCCGGCCGATCTGCAGATGATCGTCGTTGAATTCCGGCTTTCAAGAGCAATACTGGCCCTGCTTGCCGGCACAGGCCTTGCCGTTGCGGGCACGATCTCACAGACCGTCATGCGCAATCCCCTGGCGGAGCCCGGCGTTCTGGGTATCAATGCGGGCGCTGCGCTCGTCGCAAGCGTGGTTATCATCCTTTTTGCTGGCGTTTCACCAACCGTTCTGCCCTGGGCGGGCTTTGCAGGGGCCGTCACAATGGCAGCGGCCGTCTATGCGCTCTCCTGGAAAGGTGGCACCTCCTCTCTGCGGATCATCCTTGTCGGCATAGGCCTCAGTGCCATGGCCGGCGCGGGAACCAGCTTTCTGACCGCATTCGGCAATGTCATGGATGTGCAGCGGGCAATGATCTGGCTTTCGGGCAGCGTCTATGGCGCTGACTGGACCAAGGTCCAAAGCCTTCTGCTCTGGCTCTCCGTTCCACTTGCTCTGACCTGGTTCTCCTGCCGGCAGCTGGACCTCATCCGTTTCGGCGACGATGTGGCAACCGGGCTTGGACAGAAGGTCAATCTCGTGCGCGCATTCCTGATATTGCTCTGCACGCTGATATCGGGCGCCACCGTCGCCATGGTGGGGTTGGTGGGGTTTATTGGCCTGATCGCCCCGCATGTTGCGAGGCGGATCGTTGGCCCTGCTCATCGGGCCCTCATTCCGGTTGCGGCTCTGACAGGCAGTCTTCTACTGTTGGTCGCCGATATTATCGGCCGCACGGTCATCGCACCGGCGCAGCTGCCGGCCGGTATCGTCACAGCCCTGCTGGGGGCTCCGTTTTTTGCCTATCTTCTGAAGGGCCGCCGGCATGCATGAAGATTATCGCCTCGCGACACGCAATCTGTCCCTTGGATATAATGGCTCCGTCATCGTCGAAGACTTGAACCTGAAAATTCCGTCCGGGCATTTCACCGTTCTCGTCGGGAAAAACGGATGCGGCAAATCCACGATATTGCGTGCGCTCGCCGGACTTCTCAGTCCCATGAAAGGCGAGATATTTCTGGACGGTACATCGACCCGGAAAATTCCATCGCGGGAACGTGCGAAACACATCGGCGTCCTCACGCAGGGGCCGCAGGCTCCGGAAGGGCTGTCGGTCGCCGAACTGGTCCGGCAAGGGCGTTATCCCCATCGCAGGCTGTTCGAGCGCTGGTCCAGCCGTGATGAGGACGCATGCGCCCATGCTCTCGACCTGACCGACATGACATCGCTTTCCGGGCGCCAGGTGGAAGCCCTCTCCGGCGGTCAGCGGCAGCGCGCCTGGATCGCGATGACGCTTGCCCAGGAAACGGACATTCTTCTTCTGGACGAACCGACGACGTTCCTCGATCTCGCCCACCAGATCGAAATACTGGATCTGATCAGGCAGCTTGTTCATGATCGGGGCCGCACCATCGTCGCGGTCCTCCACGATCTTAATCAGGCGGCCCGTTACGCCGACGAAATCGTTCTTATCAGGGACGGCAGGATATTCGACGCGGGCGCCCCAAGCACGGTCATCACGGCGAGAAATGTCCTTGACGTCTTTGGCGTCAATGCCGTCATCATGCCGGATCCGATTTCGGGAACTCCGATGTGCGTGCCCGTTCCATCACAGGCCCGAGGCGCGTGACCTGTGGCTACCACGCAACATTCCCTGGGTTTTTCGTAAAAGACGCTTCTGTGTCCCGCCTTTGCGCGCATTCGCCCGCAAGCCAAAAGATGTAATGAATCCAGACATAAACATGATAAAAATTGTCCTCTTTTAAGCGTCAAGAGGATTTTTCACGGCTCCGGCCTTAAATCATTGCGCTTGCATCGCTTTTTACCCGTGACTAGAAATTCCTCACCGGCAACGAGGAGCCAAAACTTCGGTGCCGGATGATGACCAGGTTCGGACAACCCCTAAGGAGAGCACCCGGTTTGCGCTCCGTGTCCGCCTTCAGTTGTCGCACCTTGCAGATTGCGGAGGTTCAGGAAAGCAATGCGGACGTCGACGGCCAGCCTCAATGAAAATGACGGAACCGACCTGTTGAACAGGGCGATCGTCGAACATTACGGCGACATCATCAAGGCCGTGGGGGGACGCAGTCGCTCAGACGGGGCCGCGCGGGAAATCGTACACGATCTCTACGTCAAACTCGCCTTGCAGCCGGATGCCCTGTCCGGCAAGCGATCCATAAAGGCGTTCCTGTGCCGCGCCGCTTCCAATATGCGGATCGACCGGATCAGGCGCGAGCAGTTCGAATCCAGGCTTTTTTCCGGCTCGGATGAAGATGCCAGGACCGTGGTCACGACAGATAGCGCGCCCGATCAGGGGTTGGCTGTCGAGGCACGGCTGACGGTTCTGAAACAGGCCATCGCCGACCTGCCCGAAAAACGGCGCACGGCCTTCATACTGCACAGGCTGCATCATCTTTCGCCCGACCAGATCGCCTCAAAGCTGAAAATTTCACGCAATATGGTCGACCGACATCTCAGGCGCGCGCTCAGCCATTGCCTCGACCGGCTTTTTGAAATGGAGTAAACATCCCAATCAACACAGCTCATTCGTCTACACATGGAAGAGCATAATTGGAGCGTTCCGTGCAACGTAGACGTCTGACGCGTGAGCAGCGCAAACGAAACAGAGAGGCAGCCGACTGGGTGTTTCGCAACCGCGACCCGGACCAGCCCGAAACGGAACGGGCGGAGTTTCGTCGCTGGATGGAGCTGGATCCGGAGAACTGTCGGGCCTACACGGCGGCGAAGCGCATTCTCGGTGAAGCGAGAACTGCGATACGGTCTGACGCCGGGCTGCGTGAAGCGCCGGTTGCATCCTCATCGCGCGGCCGCAACACGATCATCTCCTCGGTCGTCGCGATCATCGCCGCCGGAACATTGTTCGTCGCTCTGGATGGCCCGATGCGCATGAGTGCGGATATCATGTCCGGCTCCGATGAAATGCCTGAAGTGACACTGGAGGATGGCTCCCGGGTTCAATTGAATGCGTCATCTGCAATCGCGCTCGATTTCACCAGCGAGCGACGGACCGTCCGGCTCCTGCGAGGACAGGCATTCTTTCAGGTAAGTCCGGATGCGAAGCGACCTTTCTCCGTCAGCACCGACGATACCCTGGTCACAGCTCTCGGCACGGCCTTCGATGTTCGTCAAAGCGCCACAGACACTCGCATCGCCGTTACGGAACATTCCGTGCGGGTCGAATTCAAGGCGCAGGGAGCCATTCCGGTGAAAGTCGAGGAAGGCGAAGAAGTGCTTCACTTGAACGAGACAGGGAAAAGCACGATCCGAAAAACGGATGCCAACACGGCGCTGGCCTGGCGTCGGGGCCAGCTCACCGTGGACAACGTGCCCCTGTCCTACGTGGTCGAAGAAATACAGCGGCATTTTCACGGGCGCATTGTCATAGGAAACGAAGCGACCGCACAGCGGGTCGTCAGCGGCACGCTCTTCGTGACCGATACAGAGAGCGCGCTGAATTTCCTGCGTACTGCCCTCAACATCCAGACATACAAGATTGGTCCCATCATCGTCGTAACGTCCTGACGCCGCGAGGGCAGGAGATTGGGCTAGCTGGGCCTCGCCGTTTTCCTCAATAGACGCGGTGCCGAACTTGTCCCTGTTTTCCAGCGTATTTCACTGAAAGCTCCCACCGTCGACCAAGCATTTGGCTTTCCGTCCCAGACCTTACTCGACAAAAACCCGCACACTCGAGGCGCGGCCATCGGCGTCGATCACTGTCAGCGTCGAATAACCCTGCCCCTCCGGTCGCCATTCGCTGTTGCGGCGATGAGAGGCATCCGGCAAAGGCAAGCCGTTGGCGAGCCAGCGGAAAGGTGCCCGTCCGCCCTGCAGCTTCAGCACCAGCGGCGAAATGCCGGACTGGCTGGAGAGTTCCACACGCGCGCCCTCCGGCGGGTAGACGATGCGCGGGGCGCTTTCCCGTCTGGACGCCGAAAGCAGGCCGTTTGCGGTCGTGGTAAAGCGCCGCTGGTTGGCGGGAAGGTCGGTTACGGCGACGCGCGCAATGCCGGAGGGTGGGCCAAGCATCGGCGTCACCGCCACGCCGGATTTTGCGAAAGCCTCGAACAGGATCGGGGCCGCCGTCGCATAACCGGCAATACCCGGCACCGCGCCATTATCAGCGCGGCCAACCCAGACGCCGATGACGTGCCGCCCGTCATAACCCACCGACCACGCGTCGCGATAACCATAGCTGGTGCCGGTCTTGTAAGCGATACCGCGCTGTTTCATGCCAAGCGGCGGCAGCACGCCGGAGAGTATGTCGGTGACGTTCCAGATCGCGGCATCGGAAAACAGCCGGTCACCCTCCCGCCGTTCCGGGGCGGCGCGGACGCCGTCTCCGAGCCGCACGGGATCACCGCTGCCGGCAAGCCCGGCATAAAGCTGCACCAGATCGACGAGGGAAATGCCGGCACCGCCGAGCGCAATGGCAAGCCCAGGCGCTTCATTGGCCGGAAGCACCAGTTTGACACCCGCCCGCCGGAACCGCACCATCAGCGCCGATGGACTGACCGCATCAAGCAGCTTGACCGCCGGCACGTTGAGCGACAGTTGCAGCGCCTGCCGAATGCTGACATCGCCCTGATAATGCATGTCGAAATTGCGCGGTCGATAACCGGAAAAATCCGCCGGGCGATCCTCGATGATGGTTTCCTGCCCGACAAGACCATCTTCGAAGGCAAGACCATAGATGAACGGCTTGAGGGTGGAGCCCGGTGAGCG
The DNA window shown above is from Agrobacterium tumefaciens and carries:
- a CDS encoding ferric iron reductase; the encoded protein is MLAGWTTSAELFSSPSALEEFLDYEGSFDPGVDLKSRAAFLISDYCYIFFMATVPLLVGRGVVPDMSPEAVSLQFYTHHGEHDGEPMTVRRAHVRLLSPQIFADRDAGPFSTVTDHAGLCERFRMGVEHHFRPLVEALAKRTGFPKNAQWRLVGDAIAGRFLDVGRRFGCLTEAMSSAMAIVKVQGSPLNNRQLGYFDLTLHDSSLKEPFTYTFRARGGCCRYYTVEGAEKCPTCVLKSNEERDDILLQEMRDRICLK
- a CDS encoding thioesterase II family protein codes for the protein MTVRPRLICLPPAGAGPSIFRSWVQNSESVFDVIPVALPGREAHFTKPLPRDIQSLADHVGSEITGLLQAPYALFGYSMGAVVAYELLRHLSLRRLPLPDAFYILGSNAPDRVLEGREPIHSMTSEDFLQSLVEIGGTPDEILRDREAMALFEPVLRNDFRICETYQFTPPHLPVTFPVHVFVADADHLVSWNAAGAWENCIGQDITMHRIGGSHMLAPQAFAHFIGKLGQLWQTDTVQACAVSTRTA
- a CDS encoding TonB-dependent receptor domain-containing protein, which encodes MECKGINGRTVRTGLAGWAAVLLATSVSALALHVPAAAQTTSQASTAPRQISIAAGPLTSALNQLATQTGLQILFDGSIANGKTSRGASGNLTPSQALTAVLAGTGVQSRFAGQNQIALSLAAAPAEAATVSADGTTQLQAITIYGSRNATTLASTSSSIGIVNAEQISDGQIRSFRDSFRRMANVMDGDWADAGFIIRGVSSEGLVPGGAPLATLYIDGVQQTVRGARRGARGLFDVEQVEVYRGPQSTLSGRAAMAGAIYIKTKDPTFEKEAELSTTIATGNLYGTGFMFNAPLMDDQLAVRISGEVQRSKNDINYPTFAGYENYNEFTHDFYYQVRGKVLFEPAEMPETRALLSYSFSHDNPAVRDIGGPKGSIPFSFDQKRGDYLLPAYIEYRPTDVHNVGLEVTHDFSDELKLTSLSAFSYSDADRLSVNYGTPGEINTYHGYYKEWIASQEVRLNYEGDKWDWVGGVYFSYEDEKNFYDRTIPLTATVNRNQVQHNTQKSFNAAVFGEATYEFVPTWKITLGGRLDYTDQDITQHLVRTQPLGGATSVLTDYAASFNEVNFVPKIGLSKELTDTQTVGITYSQGFRTGGASYDSYRRTAYSYEPETASTYEIFYKGSFMDDRLTVNSNVFLTKYSDQQVLMQLDPTDLLSRRIINAASSEAWGFEFEPSFKVTDNLETFASLGYVHTEFKNFNDLTYGNLSGLPFPEAPEWSLGLGARYTFDNGVYVGADAKYTSSYLARLGSLPHDYLDSRWIVNLQAGYKTERWEINAFAQNLLDEEYFVYNDNDIAATLGERRSVGLNLKVKF
- a CDS encoding condensation domain-containing protein: MDNRPLESRRRSAIENIYPLSPMQEGLLFHSIATPDEGVYVPQIVLQLRGAVDPQIMHDCWSEMVSRHAVLRTTFHWEERDEPFQVVHSDAGLVWSQLDWSGIDAEEQQRRLGALLSTNRRQAFDLKKAPLIRLQWIDYGGEHSRLVLQYHHIILDGWSAGRIVEDAFRIYQRRCGSSRPPLPAPRPYVDYIAWLKSRKREATRAFWTDYTAKIEGPCRMTRDATGGEADFSSHHLTCDPAVSTQATKLCREMGITPNTLLQAALAIVIARKTGSRHVVFGATTAGRPSELQGVENMVGLFINTLPVCIDVENGPLAPWLQTLQQRQSACAEHDYLPLREIQAGRGDLFDCLLVFENYPVPRDISVDATFAVTGVEVDEWTHYPLTLFAVADATKISVSARYDRHRIAEREMEAFLHELGATIGEMAGGTPTVPNVSAADIKPVDIARPALPSVAETHDDQPLPTTAWTETEERIARIWAEVLKVEAQHNTDNFFDLGGHSLLAARVVNRVRREFAINFPVKVLFDRPVLAAFAGFIDALKATAAPVGEHNAIEI